From Thermoanaerobaculia bacterium:
GAAGAAGTGGAAGAGCAGTGGTGGCATTTCTGGGCCGGACATTCGCACGAGCTCCGGGCCTTTCTCGTCGAGATGCGAGAGATCGAGTCGCTCGCCGTGCAGGGCACGGTCGAGACCGGCAAGCTCGGCCTGATCAAGGAGAAGCAGCGGCGTATTCAGCGGATGCTGAAGGCCTGGGCCTGTCCGTCGCCGCCCTGGCGCGAAGTACCGGCGAACCTGCTGTGGAACATCCACAACGCACCGGCGGCGCAGATCTCGATGATGGGCCGGATCACCGGGCTGACCTTCGCTCCCGTGGCCGCCTGCGCGACCTTCGGCGTGACCTTGAAGCTCGCCATGGATGCCATCCGCCGCGGCGAGGCCAAGGCCGTGGTCATCGGTGCCACCGATCCGCCGCCACTGCGCCTGATGGTCGGGGCGTTCCACAACGCGCGGGTCGGGGCGGCCGACGGGTCGGTCTCCAAACCGATGACCGGCCTGCGCGGCACTCACGCCGGCGGTGGCGCGGCGGTCTGGATCGTCGGTGACCTCGACTTCCTGCGCGCCCGGGGCTTCCACCCGATCGGCATGGAGCCGCTCGCGGTCGGTGTCTCGTCGGACGCCGAGCACATCATCACGCCCTCGAAGACGGGGCCGACGACGGCGATCCTGCAGGCCCTGAGGGAGTCGGGGGTGCCGCCCGAAGAGATCGGGTCGTGGGACCTGCACGCCACCGCGACGCCCGGGGACTTCCTCGAAGTCGAGAACATGCGCAGCGTCCTGCACGAGAACGTCCTGGTCACGGCGCGCAAGGGGACCTTCGGCCACGGCATGGGCGCGAGCGGCGGTTGGGAGCTCACCGCCCAGTACCTGGGCTACCAACGGGGCGTGATCTTTCCGACGCCGCTCGCTCGCACCGAGCTCAATCCGGAGATTGCCCGCGTCCACGAACGCTTTGCTTTCAACGAGGGATGTCCCGTGCCTCCGGGCGCCGCCGGCAAGCTCTCGATGGGAGTCGGCGGCATCAACGCCTGCGTGATCTCGAAGCCGCTCGCGGACTGAATCCCCGATCGCTTCGCGAGACGCCTGACGCGACGCCTC
This genomic window contains:
- a CDS encoding beta-ketoacyl synthase produces the protein MTRIGVFGWGVVAPLSKNIEAFEHHLQSKESWLTPFEGFGPSNFLVGQPDFDFADYKPWIDARFPPSRFAQLTEKMDLPTLFAVGAFIQALAQNPGIEQLLHELGSQAHVYVGTGLGALGTIESVSLQLHRAQRRWDRFWAAPERNEPLRRFLAGQGAPEGSLPPVDPATLPDEDREEVEEQWWHFWAGHSHELRAFLVEMREIESLAVQGTVETGKLGLIKEKQRRIQRMLKAWACPSPPWREVPANLLWNIHNAPAAQISMMGRITGLTFAPVAACATFGVTLKLAMDAIRRGEAKAVVIGATDPPPLRLMVGAFHNARVGAADGSVSKPMTGLRGTHAGGGAAVWIVGDLDFLRARGFHPIGMEPLAVGVSSDAEHIITPSKTGPTTAILQALRESGVPPEEIGSWDLHATATPGDFLEVENMRSVLHENVLVTARKGTFGHGMGASGGWELTAQYLGYQRGVIFPTPLARTELNPEIARVHERFAFNEGCPVPPGAAGKLSMGVGGINACVISKPLAD